One uncultured Caproiciproducens sp. DNA segment encodes these proteins:
- the alr gene encoding alanine racemase — translation MSEFFRRTWAEVSLDAIDHNFQIIKKQLNPQTLVCCVIKADAYGHGAETLAKEYEKLGADWFAVSNLEEAMQIRSAGICLPILILGYTPPSMAAQLSELNIAQTVLSTGYGESLSTEAAKAGVTVRVHIKLDTGMSRIGFMYQNPGRDADVIDEIEKVCKLPSLDAEGIFTHFAVADEGNDGRAYTIMQFDNLMKATALLEQRGIVFQIRHCANSAAIFDYPDMQLDMVRPGVILYGLMPSDMMKNTIDLMPAMELKSIVSLVKMIEPQTSVSYGRKYIAKKPVRIATVPIGYADGYPRHLYIRASMLVRGHKAKIIGRVCMDQLMLNVTSVPDVQEGDVVTVFGRDGDACITLEELAAYNNTINYELVCMISKRVPRIYYKNGKEVGELNYICK, via the coding sequence ATGAGTGAATTTTTCAGAAGAACCTGGGCCGAGGTCAGCCTTGACGCAATCGACCACAATTTTCAGATTATTAAAAAGCAATTAAATCCGCAAACACTGGTCTGCTGTGTAATCAAGGCGGACGCCTACGGTCATGGTGCCGAAACCCTTGCAAAAGAGTATGAAAAATTGGGTGCGGACTGGTTTGCCGTTTCAAATCTGGAGGAGGCAATGCAAATCCGCAGCGCGGGAATTTGCCTGCCGATCCTGATTTTAGGTTATACTCCGCCCAGCATGGCCGCGCAGCTGAGCGAACTGAACATTGCACAGACGGTGCTTTCCACCGGGTACGGCGAATCGCTCTCCACGGAAGCTGCGAAAGCCGGCGTTACGGTGCGTGTTCATATCAAGCTCGACACGGGGATGAGCCGTATCGGCTTTATGTATCAGAATCCGGGCCGGGATGCAGATGTGATTGATGAGATCGAAAAAGTCTGTAAGTTGCCGTCCCTTGACGCCGAGGGTATTTTTACCCATTTTGCCGTTGCGGACGAGGGCAACGACGGACGCGCCTATACCATCATGCAGTTCGACAATCTGATGAAAGCAACTGCGCTTTTGGAACAGCGCGGCATCGTTTTCCAAATCCGGCACTGCGCAAATTCCGCCGCGATTTTTGACTACCCTGACATGCAGCTTGACATGGTGCGTCCGGGGGTCATTCTGTATGGCCTGATGCCGTCGGATATGATGAAAAATACCATTGATCTCATGCCCGCCATGGAACTGAAAAGTATCGTATCGCTGGTTAAAATGATCGAGCCGCAGACCAGCGTCAGCTACGGCCGGAAATACATCGCGAAAAAGCCGGTTAGAATTGCGACTGTACCGATTGGCTATGCGGACGGCTACCCGCGGCATCTCTATATCAGAGCAAGTATGCTTGTACGCGGGCATAAGGCAAAGATCATCGGACGGGTATGCATGGATCAGCTTATGCTGAACGTGACTTCCGTACCGGACGTGCAAGAGGGTGATGTCGTGACGGTGTTCGGCCGCGACGGAGACGCCTGTATTACACTGGAAGAGCTTGCCGCGTATAACAACACCATCAACTATGAGCTTGTCTGCATGATCTCAAAGCGTGTGCCGCGCATTTATTATAAGAATGGGAAAGAAGTCGGCGAACTGAATTATATTTGCAAGTAA
- a CDS encoding phosphoribosylformylglycinamidine synthase: protein MSDVIRVFVEKKPGFDVEAQHIKTDLVENLGMNAIEELRLINRYDVSGLMKEEFAAARGTIFSEPNVDDVYDEVYPASAGFTVFAMEYLPGQYDQRADSAAQCIQLLTQGERPQVITARVIAVKGNLNEEELNKIKSYMVNPVESRLASLAKPETLDVEADVPPDVARVTGFISWSEKELQKFYKSMGFAMSFEDLAFCRDYFLKSEKRDPSVTELRVIDTYWSDHCRHTTFSTRLENITIEKSAVSGAIEDALKAYYEARSEVYGETDRPVSLMDMAVIGMKLLRKRGMIPDLDLSEEINACSIEVPVTVDGEEQTWLVQFKNETHNHPTEIEPFGGAATCLGGAIRDPLSGRAYVYQAMRVTGSGDPRIPFEGTLPGKLPTRKITTGAAQGYSSYGNQIGLATGQVTELYDAGYVAKRMEIGAVIGASPKENVVRFEPDEGDIIVLLGGSTGRDGCGGATGSSKAHTEQSIEVCGAEVQKGNPPTERKIQRLFRHPQVAQLIKRCNDFGAGGVCVAIGELADGLKIDLNQVPKKYEGLDGTELAISESQERMAVVLSPKDVDAFIAAANDENLNAQVVAVVTKEPRLRMKWRGDTIVDVSRAFLDTNGVTQKNSVTIEAADPDRYYRKLVPECLKNKPLGKAFEENLSRLEVCGQKGLSERFDSSIGAATVLMPFAGKYQLTPEEAMAAKIPVMHGETDDATAMSYGYIPGIARFSPFHGAAYAVAESLSKLAAIGADPLKARLTFQEYFERLNTDPKRWGKPTAALLGALSAQLGMGLPAIGGKDSMSGTFEQLDVPPTLVSFAVAMTKASRTISAAFKNPGATVLLLPLPENSDTLLPDWDKMKEYYAGIFNMIQKYGTVVSASVIKEGGIAAAVAKMCFGNKLGFVFDKAVLDEKMLFAPTSGSLIVELAVEKNAVINDDFHPVVLGKINAEPQIILGSETLSIETLISAWCGTLEKIFPNRSEDQPITREVPLSIERSQKAPAIKAAKPRVFIPVFPGTNCEYDSARAFERAGAEPEVLVVRNLTSADIEYTIERMEKAIRQSQIIMLPGGFSGGDEPDGSGKFLATAFRNPKIAEAVSDLLKNRDGLILGICNGFQALIKLGLVPYGGIKEPDETAPTLTFNTLGRHVSRMVYTRVTSVKSPWFAGVNAGDMFAVPVSHGEGRFVASDEVMRKLIDGGQIATQYVTPDGTPSGSVEWNPNGSVCAVEGITSPDGRILGKMAHSERRGKDLYANVPGEKDQMIFESGVKYFK from the coding sequence ATGTCTGACGTTATCAGAGTATTTGTGGAAAAGAAACCCGGCTTCGATGTTGAAGCACAGCACATCAAAACAGATCTTGTAGAAAATTTGGGTATGAATGCAATTGAGGAGCTTAGGCTGATTAACCGGTATGATGTATCCGGTCTTATGAAAGAAGAATTTGCCGCCGCAAGGGGCACTATTTTTTCCGAACCCAATGTGGACGACGTTTATGATGAAGTTTATCCGGCATCGGCGGGTTTTACCGTATTTGCCATGGAATATCTGCCCGGTCAGTATGACCAGCGTGCCGATTCCGCCGCCCAGTGTATTCAACTTTTAACGCAGGGGGAGCGTCCGCAGGTAATTACCGCCCGTGTGATTGCCGTAAAGGGTAATTTAAATGAAGAAGAATTGAATAAAATAAAGAGTTACATGGTGAACCCTGTTGAGAGTCGCCTTGCCTCTTTAGCAAAGCCCGAAACCCTCGATGTAGAAGCGGATGTTCCGCCGGATGTCGCTCGCGTGACGGGCTTTATCAGTTGGAGCGAAAAAGAACTCCAGAAATTTTATAAGTCCATGGGCTTTGCCATGAGTTTTGAAGATTTGGCGTTCTGCCGCGATTATTTCTTAAAGAGTGAGAAGCGTGACCCCAGTGTGACCGAGCTGCGCGTAATAGATACCTACTGGAGCGACCATTGCCGCCATACCACTTTTTCAACAAGGCTTGAGAATATCACAATCGAAAAGTCGGCGGTCAGCGGGGCGATTGAAGATGCGCTCAAAGCGTATTATGAGGCGCGTTCCGAGGTGTACGGCGAAACGGACCGCCCTGTCTCCTTAATGGACATGGCGGTGATCGGTATGAAGCTCCTGCGCAAAAGGGGAATGATACCGGATCTTGATCTGAGCGAAGAGATCAACGCCTGTTCCATTGAAGTTCCGGTCACCGTGGACGGGGAAGAACAGACATGGCTGGTGCAGTTTAAGAACGAAACCCATAACCATCCGACCGAAATTGAGCCGTTCGGCGGAGCGGCAACCTGCCTTGGCGGCGCAATCCGCGATCCGCTTTCCGGCAGGGCATATGTCTATCAGGCAATGCGCGTGACCGGTTCCGGTGACCCGCGTATTCCTTTCGAAGGTACTCTTCCGGGGAAACTGCCCACACGAAAAATCACAACGGGAGCGGCGCAGGGCTACAGCTCCTACGGCAATCAGATCGGCCTTGCGACCGGTCAGGTGACGGAATTGTACGACGCGGGGTATGTCGCGAAGCGTATGGAAATCGGCGCGGTTATCGGCGCATCTCCTAAAGAGAATGTTGTCCGTTTTGAGCCGGATGAAGGCGATATTATCGTGCTTCTGGGCGGCAGCACCGGGCGCGACGGCTGCGGCGGCGCCACGGGTTCGAGCAAAGCGCACACCGAGCAGTCCATAGAGGTCTGCGGTGCGGAGGTACAGAAAGGCAATCCGCCTACCGAGCGTAAAATCCAAAGATTATTCCGTCACCCGCAGGTCGCACAGCTGATTAAGCGGTGCAACGATTTCGGTGCCGGCGGTGTTTGCGTCGCCATCGGCGAACTTGCGGACGGTCTGAAAATAGATTTAAATCAAGTCCCTAAAAAATATGAGGGCCTTGACGGAACAGAACTTGCCATTTCCGAATCGCAGGAAAGAATGGCGGTGGTGCTTTCACCAAAGGATGTCGACGCATTTATTGCGGCGGCAAATGACGAAAACCTCAACGCGCAGGTTGTCGCCGTTGTAACGAAAGAGCCGCGTCTGCGCATGAAGTGGCGCGGCGATACCATTGTGGACGTCAGCCGCGCGTTTCTGGATACCAACGGTGTTACGCAGAAAAACAGCGTGACGATAGAAGCCGCCGATCCTGACCGGTATTACAGAAAATTAGTGCCGGAATGCTTAAAAAACAAACCTCTTGGCAAAGCGTTTGAAGAAAATCTCTCACGGCTTGAGGTTTGCGGTCAAAAGGGCCTGTCGGAGCGGTTTGATTCGAGTATCGGTGCGGCGACCGTTTTGATGCCGTTTGCCGGAAAATATCAGCTGACCCCGGAAGAGGCAATGGCTGCGAAAATCCCGGTGATGCACGGCGAGACGGACGACGCCACCGCGATGTCCTACGGCTACATTCCGGGTATCGCACGGTTCAGCCCATTCCACGGCGCCGCATACGCGGTTGCGGAAAGCCTTTCAAAGCTGGCCGCCATCGGTGCGGACCCGCTGAAAGCCAGACTGACCTTTCAGGAATATTTTGAAAGACTGAATACCGATCCGAAACGCTGGGGCAAACCAACCGCCGCGCTTCTCGGCGCATTGAGCGCACAGCTTGGCATGGGTCTGCCGGCCATCGGCGGCAAGGACAGCATGAGCGGTACCTTTGAGCAGTTGGATGTTCCGCCGACGCTGGTCAGCTTTGCCGTCGCCATGACAAAAGCGAGCAGGACGATTTCTGCGGCATTTAAAAATCCGGGCGCAACCGTGCTGCTTCTTCCGCTGCCGGAAAATTCCGATACGTTACTGCCTGACTGGGATAAAATGAAGGAATACTACGCCGGTATTTTCAATATGATACAAAAATACGGAACAGTGGTTTCCGCATCCGTCATCAAAGAGGGCGGAATAGCCGCGGCTGTTGCGAAAATGTGTTTTGGCAACAAACTGGGTTTTGTATTTGATAAGGCAGTATTGGATGAGAAAATGCTGTTTGCTCCGACCTCCGGTTCTCTTATTGTGGAATTGGCCGTAGAAAAAAATGCCGTGATCAATGATGATTTTCATCCTGTCGTTTTGGGCAAGATTAATGCAGAGCCGCAGATCATTCTGGGCAGCGAAACGTTAAGCATTGAGACGCTGATTTCAGCATGGTGCGGCACGCTTGAGAAGATTTTTCCGAATCGGTCGGAGGATCAGCCGATTACACGCGAAGTTCCGCTCAGTATTGAGCGCAGTCAAAAAGCGCCCGCGATCAAGGCCGCGAAGCCCCGTGTCTTTATTCCGGTGTTTCCGGGAACAAACTGCGAATATGACAGCGCCCGTGCTTTTGAGCGTGCGGGAGCGGAGCCTGAAGTTCTTGTTGTGCGCAATTTGACTTCCGCCGATATAGAATATACAATTGAACGGATGGAGAAAGCCATCCGTCAGTCGCAGATCATCATGCTGCCGGGCGGATTTTCCGGCGGTGATGAGCCGGATGGCTCCGGCAAATTCCTTGCGACTGCGTTCCGCAATCCGAAGATCGCCGAAGCGGTCAGTGATCTGCTGAAAAACCGTGACGGCCTGATACTTGGTATCTGCAACGGTTTTCAGGCATTGATCAAATTGGGACTTGTGCCATACGGCGGAATTAAGGAGCCGGATGAAACTGCGCCGACATTGACTTTTAATACGCTTGGGCGCCACGTTTCCCGCATGGTATACACCCGTGTGACCTCAGTCAAATCCCCATGGTTCGCAGGGGTAAACGCGGGCGACATGTTCGCGGTGCCTGTTTCCCACGGGGAGGGGCGCTTTGTCGCGAGTGACGAAGTGATGCGGAAATTAATCGACGGCGGCCAGATTGCAACCCAGTATGTTACTCCGGACGGTACTCCGAGCGGCAGCGTCGAGTGGAATCCCAACGGCTCCGTTTGCGCGGTTGAGGGCATTACCAGCCCGGACGGCCGCATCCTTGGCAAGATGGCCCACTCCGAGCGCAGGGGAAAAGACCTGTATGCAAATGTTCCCGGAGAGAAGGATCAGATGATCTTTGAATCAGGTGTAAAATATTTCAAGTAA
- a CDS encoding DUF1015 domain-containing protein, whose amino-acid sequence MLHPYFKPADILLPKNVPTENWCVVACDQYTSQPDYWQEVKKTAGDYPSTYHMVYPECYLETTDAAEYSAGINAAMECYLSGGVFREVKNSYFYVERTLADGKIRRGVMMALDLEQYRYEAGSKTPIRATEGTVLERIPPRVKIRRNAPLELPHIMILIDDSACGVIEKIDHTDLKLAYEGKLMQNSGNIRGFSLNPTAAAKLENALDSLPIRDNLLFAVGDGNHSLATAKACYEELKKTLSPQEAAAHPARWALVEVVNLYDESLQFEPIHRVVFQTKPEELMRELRRFYDISDIPCKGHQITCVLGKQKNDIWVKNPPSNLEVGTLQKFLDSRLAQVGGKVDYIHGDEVVERLCAGDEEAVGFLLPKMEKSSLFKTVAVDGALPRKTFSMGHACDKRFYMECRKIK is encoded by the coding sequence ATACTTCTCAGCCGGATTATTGGCAGGAAGTAAAAAAGACAGCGGGTGATTATCCATCCACTTATCATATGGTGTACCCTGAATGTTACCTTGAAACAACCGACGCGGCCGAATATTCCGCCGGCATCAATGCCGCGATGGAATGTTACCTTTCCGGCGGCGTTTTTCGGGAAGTAAAAAACAGCTATTTCTATGTAGAGCGCACTTTGGCGGACGGAAAAATCCGCCGCGGCGTGATGATGGCGCTCGATTTGGAGCAATACCGGTATGAGGCCGGCAGCAAAACGCCGATTCGCGCAACAGAGGGGACTGTACTGGAACGGATCCCCCCACGTGTGAAAATCCGCCGCAACGCTCCACTGGAGCTGCCGCATATTATGATTTTGATTGACGACAGCGCATGCGGCGTAATCGAAAAGATTGACCATACGGATTTGAAACTTGCGTATGAAGGAAAACTGATGCAGAACAGCGGGAACATCCGCGGGTTCAGCCTGAATCCGACGGCTGCCGCAAAGCTGGAAAATGCGCTCGACAGCCTGCCGATTAGGGATAACCTGCTTTTTGCCGTCGGTGACGGCAACCATTCGCTTGCAACCGCCAAGGCCTGCTATGAAGAATTGAAGAAAACGCTGTCTCCGCAGGAAGCCGCGGCTCATCCCGCGCGCTGGGCATTGGTGGAAGTTGTGAACCTGTATGACGAATCCCTGCAATTTGAACCGATTCACCGTGTGGTATTCCAGACAAAGCCGGAAGAACTGATGCGGGAACTGCGTCGGTTCTATGATATTTCCGATATCCCCTGCAAAGGGCATCAAATTACCTGTGTACTGGGAAAGCAGAAAAACGACATTTGGGTAAAAAATCCTCCGTCCAATCTGGAAGTCGGCACGCTGCAAAAATTTCTGGATTCGCGCCTTGCGCAGGTGGGCGGAAAAGTTGATTACATACACGGTGATGAGGTGGTTGAGCGGCTTTGCGCCGGCGATGAAGAGGCTGTCGGATTCCTGCTTCCGAAAATGGAGAAAAGCAGCCTGTTTAAGACGGTCGCCGTTGACGGTGCGCTCCCCCGGAAGACTTTTTCCATGGGGCACGCCTGTGACAAGCGCTTTTATATGGAGTGCCGCAAAATCAAATGA